GACCAAAATGGCTGACAATGATAAAAATAGTTGCATATACTAAAACTGTTGTGTTCAGTGTATTTCTAACTATTATTTGTAATTTATTAGTTGGGCAGAATAATATCACCTCTAAGATCAGAATTTTAAGGGGTTCAAATGTTGGCTTTAATTTTAACTCCTACAACCGAATTCAGAATGGCATAACCTATAATGATTTCACACAACTTCAACTCTATTTTAACGATACAGTAGCCGGAGGAATACCAAACCCGACATCACAAGGTTGGCAGTTAACTGTAAGAGCCTTGCAGCCAAATATTTCAGGAAGTATGACTACCTCCACTCTCCCATTAGAGTCTATTAAAATTACAATAAAGAAGAACGGTATAAATTACGGACCTTATGATCTTGGGGCAACTGAACTACTTCTTATCGATGGCCCAGATGCAACTCTCAATGATAATGTGGAAGTCAGTTACTCCTGCGGAACAGACTCGAACCCTAACTATAACATGATTAATAAAGTTCCCGACTACTACGTTGTGGATATTGAATTTACACTAAAACCTCAATGAAACATAATGTTAATACAGTTATATTATTTTTTATTTTGGTTTGTTTAAAAAACGCTCCAACATTTGGGCAATTCTCATTTTTTGAAGAGCCTTATAATATGTTAGAGTCATCGTTTATTAAAGATAAAGAGGAAATTGACCCACAAACAAGTTTTTTTAATGTCCTAAAAGTAGTAAATCCAACCGACAGACGTTTGCGATTTGAAGTTAGTTTCGGTACTCCCGTGGGTTGGGTATTAATGGGTGAACGAACACAATCGGTAGTGTTAGCTCCGGGGGAGACAAAGCTAATTCCTTTACGAATTTCTGCCAATGCTTATACAATGGGTGATATTGGCTACACAATTGTAGCCTCACTAAAAGATAATACAGGAAAAGTATTCAAAAACAGCTATTCATTTATCAATGTCCCCAAAAGAAGTGAAATTAAATATAAGCTACTAGAAAGAAATCTATATTTCGATCAGTACCTTAAAAACACCACATTGTCTATGAAGTTCTCAAACACTGGGAATGTAAACGAGTTAATATATGTAAGCATTAATTTACCCCAAACCGTAACAATTGAAGGGGCACAAGACAATTCCTTTAAAGATGACTTTATCCTAAATTCAAACAAAGACACTATAGTCAATTACAATGTACAACTAAAAAACAGCATTGAAGCTTACGAACAACAAAATCACGGATTATACGTCGAGGCAGGAAGTAAAGATACACTGTATAAATCAACTGTCTGGATTAAAAATCTAGACAGTAAGTACACACTAGAGATACCTGAAACTGATAGAATATTAGTTGCTGAGCTCGCTTTTTTAAATCTTTTTAGCGAAGGAAATCCTATTTATGAAGGAGCATTTTGGGGTTCAATACATGGAAAGAATTCTCTTTTAGTCGACTATTTTTTTAGAACAATGGGAGAACAATTCTATAAAAAAGATCCTCTTATATATAACTACTCATACATTAAAACAATCCATAGAAACTGGGGCTTTAGATTGGGAGACTTAAATCAACCTGGAATGCTGACAGTCAACGGTAAAGGAGGACAGATTGATTTTAATCACAGAAGAATTAGAGCAACTGCTTCGGCAACAAAAAATTTTATAAGCGATATTACTGGGAAGGCAATAATAATCAAAAGTAAAATTAATAGAAGATTATCATTATCTGCAGGATATAGCCAAACTAAAAACAAAAACTACTCACAATCAAAAATGCCATCGGTAGGAGCAGGTTTTACATTATTTAAACACTATTCGTTAAAATTTGACTTAGGATATTCAATTACTGATAATCTTATCCAGAACGACAATAATCAGAAAAAAGGTTTTGGTGGGAATGCCCTATTACAGATTAACTATCCTCGTTTTAGACTAAATTCAAGATTAATGTACGGTGAACCAAGTTTTGCAGGAATGCAAAGAGGCAAGATGGATTGGAACAGCTATTTTGACTTAGATCTAAAAAATAGTCGTGGAATTTATGGTCGTCATAATGGTATTAACCAAGTACTACTTAACTTTAATAACTCTCCTCAAAATATAGATAAAAGTATCTCTAATCATAACGTAAATATATTATACTACGCCCCCCTAACTAGTCAAGTCTCATACTCTGTTGGACCTTGGTACAATTACTTAGGAAGTAACTCCTTTTACCTATTCAATCCTGAACACTGGTTCGCGGTACATACATCTATGATAGATATTATTATTCGATATCGCAGTAACAGAACACCTATAAACATAGGAGCAGAAGCTCGTGTTGGGGCAAGTCACATCTCTAAATACTCTACAGAGTACGGGGGATTTAATATATCAAATCTAAATCCTGAAAAAACATACCTAAATATGTATATTTCACTATATACAAATTTAAGAAACTGGAATTTTAATGCCGCATACTATCATGGACCATATACAATGGTAGAACACTACTCAAAATTTTATAATTATTTAAACCCAAAAACAGTACGACTTATCGGAGGATATAGAGTTCTGTTTTTCGAAAAGATATTTGAATACTCTGTTCGTGGAACATACTCTTATATAATACACGCTAAAACAAATCGTTTGGGGGTTAGTAATGAGTTGGTTGCTAGACCCGGTGGAAATTGGACGCTCTCACTAAGTAATTCAATTGGTCATCAATCAACATTCGACAAGTTAACAGAAAATAAATACAAGTACAACAATTTGTATTTTGAATTTAGAATTCGTAAGGAGTTTGGCATTAACCAACCAAAATTCAAATATCTAAATTTAGACCTTATTTTCTTTAAAGACCTAAACGGTAACGGCGTTAGAGATCCTAACGAACCTGGTGTTAGTAATGTTTTGGTTTCAATTGATAAAGATTGGGAATTGACCGACTCTCTGCTTGGAAAAGATAGACACGGAGAGTTTTATACCATGGAGTTTCTGTCTGATATAGACGGACATGTAAGATATAAAAATATTCCCGATGGTTACTACACTGTAAACTTCACCCCTGTTGGTAAAAATATTGACAGCTTTGTGGCAGAAAGCTCACAACTTAGATTACACCTAAAAAATTCAGATATAATTGAAATACCTTTCCAAGAAAGAAACAAAATATTTGGTCAAATAGTTATGAACCGTAGCAAGCTATCTAACCTTGGAACAATTGACATTTCAAATATTAAAGTTACCGCTGACGATGGTAAAGGTAAAATTTACTCGACACTTACTGACAAAAACGGACGTTTTGTTATTTATGTTCCAAATATTGAAAAATATACGGTTAGCATTAATAATATTTTTAGGGAACATTTTGAGTTAGAGCAAAACACATTTGATGTACAATTGAATGGCTACAAACAATTTGAACTTTCCTTTATATTTACCGAAAAACAACGTCGTATCAATTTTGCACAACAAATTGATTTTAGTGGAGAAGGACAACAAATACAAGCCGTCAAACGTACTAATTTAGCAGGAACTGTTAAAGATGAGGCAACCTTTGCTCCAATTAAAGCTAATGTTAAAATTATTGATCAAGGGACTGGCAATACTATCACAGAAACCGTTACAGATGGACGTTCTGGCAATTTCTATATGTCGTTTGTGTCAGGCGATAACTATCACTTAGATGTTACTGCAGAAGGTTATTGGTTCTATTCCGAAGGGTTAATGGGAGAACAAATTTCAACATTCCTTAACTTAAATCGTGATGTTATGTTAACGGCGATAACAATAGGAAGTAAATTAACACTACACAACGTTGTTTTCAATCGTAATGAATCAGGATTAAACGAAGAAGCAAGAGTTGAACTTTCTAAACTGCTAGATGTCCTAAACGCTAACCCAGGTATACAAATTGAAATTGTTGGTCACTGCGATGATATTGAAGCCATTAACAATGTAGGAGTTGCTGAATCACGTGCGAAAGAGGTTATGAGATTTTTGGTTGAAAATGGCTACACCAATGTAACATCAAGAACAATGGGAGGAAGTGATCCTGTAATAAACGAGGCAACAGAAGAAGCACGTAGGATCAACCGCAGAGTTGACGCCATTGTTATAAGCAAATAGATGCTAATCTATTGAATTCCCTTTATTAAATAGTATTTGTAAATATTTTTACAGAACATAACAAAAAATCAAAAAAACATTATACCTTTGCAATGATTGGCAAATCATAGCGGATAAGTCAATTGAATGAAAAGCTCTCAAATGAAGTGTACGCGACTTACTCAAAGGTCGCGTGCATTTTTTTTGCAACTAGTAAGCTAAAAATCAGAATGTTGTAGAGATGTCATAATATGGCTCTCTACCGAGCGAAAATTTAAAATCCGTGCCAGTGTCATCAAGGTTCCACAACTATTGAATGCGTAGTTTTTGAAGTGTCTGTCTCAATAACAAACAGATATATCCCATTTGGCCAATTTTCTATACAAAGTTCTGAAATGGATGTTTGAGATTCAATAATTTTCTCCCCCAACAAATTGTAAACCGTTACTTTTTCGGGTATCTCTGAAAAACGTACCGTTTTATTTGCAGGATTAGGATAAATAATAATACCTGATTTATTGAATTCT
This genomic stretch from Bacteroidales bacterium harbors:
- a CDS encoding OmpA family protein, translated to MKHNVNTVILFFILVCLKNAPTFGQFSFFEEPYNMLESSFIKDKEEIDPQTSFFNVLKVVNPTDRRLRFEVSFGTPVGWVLMGERTQSVVLAPGETKLIPLRISANAYTMGDIGYTIVASLKDNTGKVFKNSYSFINVPKRSEIKYKLLERNLYFDQYLKNTTLSMKFSNTGNVNELIYVSINLPQTVTIEGAQDNSFKDDFILNSNKDTIVNYNVQLKNSIEAYEQQNHGLYVEAGSKDTLYKSTVWIKNLDSKYTLEIPETDRILVAELAFLNLFSEGNPIYEGAFWGSIHGKNSLLVDYFFRTMGEQFYKKDPLIYNYSYIKTIHRNWGFRLGDLNQPGMLTVNGKGGQIDFNHRRIRATASATKNFISDITGKAIIIKSKINRRLSLSAGYSQTKNKNYSQSKMPSVGAGFTLFKHYSLKFDLGYSITDNLIQNDNNQKKGFGGNALLQINYPRFRLNSRLMYGEPSFAGMQRGKMDWNSYFDLDLKNSRGIYGRHNGINQVLLNFNNSPQNIDKSISNHNVNILYYAPLTSQVSYSVGPWYNYLGSNSFYLFNPEHWFAVHTSMIDIIIRYRSNRTPINIGAEARVGASHISKYSTEYGGFNISNLNPEKTYLNMYISLYTNLRNWNFNAAYYHGPYTMVEHYSKFYNYLNPKTVRLIGGYRVLFFEKIFEYSVRGTYSYIIHAKTNRLGVSNELVARPGGNWTLSLSNSIGHQSTFDKLTENKYKYNNLYFEFRIRKEFGINQPKFKYLNLDLIFFKDLNGNGVRDPNEPGVSNVLVSIDKDWELTDSLLGKDRHGEFYTMEFLSDIDGHVRYKNIPDGYYTVNFTPVGKNIDSFVAESSQLRLHLKNSDIIEIPFQERNKIFGQIVMNRSKLSNLGTIDISNIKVTADDGKGKIYSTLTDKNGRFVIYVPNIEKYTVSINNIFREHFELEQNTFDVQLNGYKQFELSFIFTEKQRRINFAQQIDFSGEGQQIQAVKRTNLAGTVKDEATFAPIKANVKIIDQGTGNTITETVTDGRSGNFYMSFVSGDNYHLDVTAEGYWFYSEGLMGEQISTFLNLNRDVMLTAITIGSKLTLHNVVFNRNESGLNEEARVELSKLLDVLNANPGIQIEIVGHCDDIEAINNVGVAESRAKEVMRFLVENGYTNVTSRTMGGSDPVINEATEEARRINRRVDAIVISK